A genomic window from Prunus persica cultivar Lovell chromosome G2, Prunus_persica_NCBIv2, whole genome shotgun sequence includes:
- the LOC18785113 gene encoding uncharacterized protein LOC18785113 — MRCKKHLCDLTSAVGVCSSCLRERLTALIEAQTKAQAQLSRPHSRTSVPPDEPKRKSDPNPPPLIFPRSVSPYVSRRKSDDSTWHHNHRPDHQNQQQQHRIRFYSTPQVGPTYNSATSTTIEGSCRKTKTKFSLFSSLFRSRSDKFWSDPSSSTVQPTSSSSASSPSWFSAIFSGKRRNRSKQLYADESNNTGGQRPRGLSPDITPDPFEDCERSRSGSGDSSGATPEWKRTPALAPSSTRRTRVGQGKNNVSGLAFCLSPLVRASPNRNWGQKGLPPEFAGEIRVAAAFCKNRSRKLVDFGRANPNR; from the coding sequence ATGAGGTGCAAGAAGCACCTTTGCGACCTCACCAGCGCCGTCGGTGTCTGCTCCTCCTGCCTCCGGGAACGCCTCACCGCCCTCATCGAGGCCCAAACCAAGGCCCAGGCCCAGCTTTCTCGGCCCCACTCCCGGACCTCCGTGCCGCCCGATGAACCGAAGCGCAAGTCCGACCCGAACCCCCCGCCTCTCATCTTCCCTCGCTCCGTCTCCCCCTACGTTTCTCGAAGAAAATCGGACGACTCCACGTGGCACCACAACCACCGTCCAGATCATCAAAACCAGCAACAACAGCACCGTATTCGATTCTACAGTACGCCCCAGGTGGGCCCCACCTACAACAGCGCCACCAGCACCACCATTGAAGGGTCGTGCAGGAAGACCAAGACCAAGTTCTCGCTCTTCTCGAGCCTTTTCCGGTCCAGATCCGATAAGTTTTGGTCGGATCCTAGTTCTTCGACGGTTCAGCCCACGTCGTCCTCCTCGGCTTCGTCGCCGTCGTGGTTCTCGGCGATCTTCTCCGGAAAACGACGGAATCGATCGAAGCAGCTCTACGCCGACGAGTCCAACAACACCGGCGGGCAGAGACCTCGCGGGTTGTCGCCTGATATAACGCCCGATCCCTTCGAGGACTGCGAGCGATCGCGGTCAGGCAGCGGGGACTCTTCGGGGGCGACCCCGGAGTGGAAGCGGACACCGGCGCTGGCTCCATCGTCGACTCGGAGGACACGTGTTGGCCAGGGGAAGAACAACGTCTCGGGTCTGGCGTTTTGCCTGAGCCCGCTAGTTCGGGCCAGCCCGAACCGGAACTGGGGCCAGAAGGGGTTGCCGCCGGAGTTTGCCGGCGAGATTCGGGTTGCGGCGGCGTTTTGCAAGAACCGGTCGAGGAAGCTGGTGGATTTCGGTAGAGCCAATCCTAACCGTTGA